One Aspergillus oryzae RIB40 DNA, chromosome 2 genomic window carries:
- a CDS encoding cytochrome P450 (cytochrome P450): protein MASFTLVSAYAAAGLLAIIVLNLLRQLLFRNKTDPPLVFHWIPFLGSTVTYGMDPYAFFFSCRQKYGDIFTFILLGRKITVYLGIQGNEFILNGKLKDVNAEEIYSPLTTPVFGSDIVYDCPNSKLMEQKKFIKFGLTQAALESHVPLIEKEVLDYLKTSPNFKGTSGRVEITDAMAEITIFTAGRALQGEEVRKKLTTEFADLYHDLDRGFTPINFMLPWAPLPRNRKRDAAHARMREIYMDIINERRKNPDRETSDMIWNLMHCTYKNGQPLPDKEIAHMMITLLMAGQHSSSSISSWIMLRLASEPAVMEELYQEQITKLSPDGRTLPPLQYRDLDLLPLHQNLIKETLRLHLSIHSLMRKVKNPMPVPGTPYVVPADHVLLASPGVTALSDEYFPNASRWDPHRWENRVEKEDEEDIVDYGYGTVSKGTSSPYLPFGAGRHRCIGEKFAYVNLGVIVATMARHMKLFNVDGKKGVPATDYSSMFSGPSKPAIIGWERRFPEKS from the exons ATGGCATCCTTCACTCTCGTCAGCGCCTACGCGGCTGCTGGCCTGCTGGCAATCATCGTCCTAAATCTGTTGCGCCAGCTCCTCTTCCGTAATAAGACTGATCCACCCCTTGTTTTCCACTGGATCCCTTTCCTGGGTAGTACCGTTACCTATGGGATGGACCCTTATgcgtttttcttttcttgcagACAAAAG TATGGCGACATCTTTACCTTCATATTGCTTGGTCGAAAGATCACAGTGTATCTGGGCATTCAAGGCAACGAATTCATTCTCAATGGCAAGCTGAAGGATGTCAATGCCGAGGAGATCTATAGCCCGCTCACCACGCCAGTCTTTGGCTCCGACATTGTGTATGATTGTCCAAATTCAAAGCTTATGGAGCAGAAAAAATTCATAAAGTTTGGCCTTACTCAGGCGGCACTGGAGTCGCATGTACCATTgattgaaaaagaagtgcTTGACTACCTCAAGACATCCCCCAACTTCAAAGGGACATCTGGCAGGGTCGAAATCAcggatgccatggctgaaaTAACTATTTTCACTGCCGGTCGAGCATTGCAAGGCGAGGAGGTTCGCAAAAAGCTCACTACAGAATTCGCAGACTTGTATCATGACCTTGATCGGGGGTTCACTCCGATCAACTTCATGCTTCCGTGGGCACCGCTGCCGCGTAACCGGAAGCGGGATGCAGCCCATGCGCGCATGAGGGAGATCTATATGGATATCATTAACGAGCGCCGCAAGAACCCAGACCGAGAGACCTCGGACATGATCTGGAACCTCATGCATTGTACCTACAAGAATGGACAGCCTCTGCCGGACAAGGAGATCGCCCATATGATGATCACTTTACTAATGGCAGGTCAGCActcatcgtcatctatcAGCTCTTGGATCATGTTACGACTAGCCTCTGAGCCTGCAGTCATGGAAGAACTCTATCAGGAGCAAATCACAAAGCTCAGCCCGGATGGAAGAACCCTTCCGCCACTGCAGTACCGCGATCTGGATCTTTTGCCCCTTCATCAAAATCTCATCAAGGAAACTCTGCGCTTACATCTTTCCATTCACTCTCTCATGCGCAAGGTCAAGAACCCGATGCCGGTTCCTGGCACACCTTACGTCGTCCCCGCAGACCACGTTCTACTAGCATCTCCCGGTGTGACCGCTCTCAGTGACGAGTACTTCCCCAACGCATCCCGCTGGGATCCCCATCGCTGGGAGAACCGGGTTGaaaaggaggatgaagaggacattGTCGACTACGGCTATGGCACTGTGTCCAAAGGAACATCCAGTCCTTATTTGCCCTTTGGCGCTGGCCGCCATCGCTGCATTGGAGAGAAGTTTGCCTACGTTAATCTAGGAGTGATTGTGGCGACCATGGCGCGGCACATGAAGCTATTCAATGTAGACGGCAAGAAAGGGGTACCTGCCACAGACTACTCGTCCATGTTCTCCGGTCCCTCGAAACCAGCAATTATAGGTTGGGAGCGACGCTTCCCAGAAAAGTCATGA
- a CDS encoding uncharacterized protein (predicted protein) has translation MTSTSSTAAQRPISKAESSNPREFQINQLRRRFRPTESTDDVGTTLTFGMAPSDPDFPFEMDKLQCVLHVPLSYPGRERPTLKVTNSEMGSAFQDNIARGFDDIVDSTLRSGGRATLLTWMNALDRHLERLLTTTERGPTLKFVPNVGSKQKPESQAIVEGVKSLAVSTPASTQDTKPKSLPVPEAPSRIYTAEEKSQAEKRRAVETKQIEARLGRLPLFQKSKDGLSFVIPIQPPKPDRLPISIRSVKTVKLLVPLLYPLEQSSVELQGVDRAEARPVEVGFAQWVEGNSKLNLMSQINYLTANMHNFAKTPLETPQEPVFDASPEPFTGSKAPENTSTTTRGPTLEDRPHVHVVPRPPEWTVGERSSESEGTDMTESEDDFTGEDEEDGGAPVPALPETTVERGVALSFPFLELYGIELLELVGLSITVKCDRCKEQMDVKNVAQVKDKADALSPKVESCKKCANTMSFGKVYSNST, from the coding sequence ATGACCAGCACAAGTTCAACCGCCGCCCAGAGGCCAATCTCGAAGGCCGAAAGCTCAAATCCCCGCGAATTCCAGATAAACCAGCTGAGGCGACGTTTTCGTCCAACTGAGAGCACGGATGACGTAGGAACAACGCTGACTTTCGGGATGGCCCCTTCGGACCCGGACTTTCCCTTCGAAATGGACAAGCTGCAATGCGTTTTGCATGTGCCTCTATCATATCCTGGTCGCGAGAGACCCACTTTGAAAGTGACCAATTCCGAAATGGGCAGCGCTTTTCAGGATAATATTGCACGAGGATTTGACGACATTGTCGACAGCACTCTGAGGAGTGGTGGCCGTGCGACTTTGTTAACTTGGATGAATGCGCTAGACCGACACCTTGAGCGTCTACTCACGACTACAGAAAGAGGCCCCACGCTGAAGTTCGTACCAAATGTGGGTAGCAAGCAGAAGCCAGAGAGCCAAGCGATTGTGGAGGGGGTGAAATCTTTGGCCGTGTCTACCCCAGCGAGTACGCAAGACACGAAACCCAAGTCATTACCTGTGCCGGAGGCTCCCTCTCGGATATATACCGCGGAGGAGAAATCGcaggctgagaagaggagagcTGTTGAGACTAAGCAAATTGAAGCTCGTCTTGGAAGACTGCCTTTGTTCCAGAAATCAAAAGATGGGCTTTCATTTGTCATTCCTATCCAGCCTCCCAAACCCGACCGGCTACCGATTTCGATCCGTTCTGTGAAAACAGTCAAGCTATTGGTGCCCCTTCTGTATCCACTGGAACAGAGCTCTGTTGAGCTTCAAGGCGTTGATCGTGCAGAAGCGCGGCCTGTTGAAGTGGGATTTGCGCAGTGGGTTGAAGGAAATTCAAAATTGAACCTGATGTCGCAAATCAATTACCTGACGGCCAATATGCATAACTTCGCTAAAACACCACTTGAAACTCCCCAGGAGCCCGTTTTTGATGCATCACCTGAGCCTTTTACAGGCTCTAAAGCTCCTGAAAATACATCGACGACGACAAGAGGCCCGACGCTAGAAGACAGACCTCACGTCCATGTCGTTCCACGACCTCCAGAATGGACAGTGGGCGAGCGCAGCAGCGAGAGCGAAGGTACGGACATGACCGAGTCCGAAGACGACTTTacaggcgaagatgaagaagatggaggggCCCCAGTGCCAGCGCTCCCGGAAACCACTGTGGAACGTGGTGttgccctttctttccccttcttggAATTATATGGAATTGAACTTTTAGAGCTTGTCGGCCTCTCAATCACTGTCAAATGTGATCGATGCAAGGAGCAGATGGACGTAAAGAACGTCGCTCAGGTCAAGGACAAGGCTGATGCATTATCTCCCAAAGTTGAGTCGTGCAAGAAATGTGCCAACACTATGAGTTTTGGTAAGGTTTATTCGAACAGTACATAA